From Kitasatospora sp. MAP12-44:
AGCCGGCCGAGCACGCTCACCTGGATCACCAGGGCGAGCAGGACCAGGACGGCGGAGAGCAGGATGCGCTTGACGGCCATCGGTCAGTTCCCCCCTTGCGGGCTGGCGGACGCGGATGCGGATCCGGATGCGGCTGGTGCGACGGAGGCCGGCGCCGCGGGGGCGGCCGCGACCGGCGGGGCGGGCGGGCTCGGCACGGGCGGCAGCACGGCGTCGCGCGGATCGGTCCGCGGCGGCACCACGACCACGCCCACCAGGTCGAGCCGGGTGAACGAGACGAACGGCTGCACCAGCACGGTCTTGGTCAACTCGCCCGGCGTGGCCTGCACTTGAAGCACCTTGCCGACCGGCACCCCGGGCACGAACGGGCGCCCGTTCTGCGAGCCGAAGGTGACCAGCCGGTCCCCCGGCTTGACCTGGGCCTTGCCGTTGAGCAGCTGCACCTTCATCGGCCCGGCGCCCTGGCCGGAGGCGAAGCCGATCTCGCCGCTGCCCTCCATCCGGGTCCCGGCGGTGAAGCCCGGGTCGGTGGCGAGCAGCACGGTGGAGGTGGTCGGGGCGACCATGGTGATCCGGCCGACCAGGCCCTCGCCGTCGATCACCGTCATGTCCCGGGTCAGCCCGTCGTCGCTGCCGGCGTCGATGGTGATGGTCCAGGAGAAGGCCTGGGCGGCGCCGATCGCGATCACCTGGGCGGCCTTGATGGTGTAGCCGCCGGTGCCGGCCGTGCGCAGCATGTCGTCCAGCTGCTTGGTGCGGCCGGTGGCGGTGTCGGAGGAGGCCAGCTTCTGGCGCAGTTCGGTGTTCTCCGCACCGATCTGGTCCAGCCGCTGCTGCTCGGTGCCGGAGTCACGGATCGCCCGGATCGTCCGGGCCATCGGATCGACGGCCCCCGCGGCGGCGCGCTCGACCGGGCCGAACAGCCCGGCCGCGGTCCTGCGGGCACCATTGAGCGGGGAGCTCTCGCCGCCCTTGATATCCACGGTGATCAGCGCGAAGGCCACGGCCACCAGCAGGATGAGAAGCAGTCGGCTCTCTCGGGTGTCCCTCACGACGCTGGAGCTGCCCCTTCTGGGATTGTGCTGACGGGTGCGGACGTGCTGCTAGCGGCGCGGCTGCGCGTCCAGGACCTGCTGCAGGGCCTCGAACTCCTCGACGCAGCGGCCCGCGCCGAGCGCCACCGAGTCCAGCGGGTTCTCCGCGATGTGGATCGGCATGCCGGTCTCGCGGCGCAGCCGCTCGTCCAGGCCGCGCAGCAGCGCGCCACCGCCGGTGAGCACCACCCCACGGTCCATCACATCGCCCGCCAGCTCCGGCGGGCACTGGTCCAGCGTGGTCTTGACGGCGTCGATGATGGAGTTGACCGGCTCGTCGATGGCCTCGCGGACCTCGGCGGCGGAGATCACCACGGTCTTGGGCAGACCGCTGACCAGGTCGCGGCCGCGGATCTCGGCGTGCTCGTCCTTCTCGTTCTCCGACCCGTAGGCGGAGCCGATGCTCATCTTGATCTGCTCGGCACTGCGCTCGCCGAGCAGCAGCGAGTACTCCTTCTTGATGTGCTGGACGATCGCGTTGTCGAGCTCGTCGCCGGCCACTCGGATGGACTGCGCGGTGACGATGCCGCCGAGCGAGATGACCGCGACCTCGGTGGTGCCGCCGCCGATGTCCACCACCATGTTGCCGGTGGGCTCGTGGACCGGCAGGCCGGCGCCGATCGCGGCGGCCATCGGCTCCTCGATGATGTGCACCTGGCGGGCGCCGGCCAGGTGGCTGGCCTCGACCACGGCCCGGCGCTCGACCCCGGTGATGCCGCTGGGCACACAGACCACGACCCGCGGACGCGCGAGGTAGCGGCGGCGGTGGATCTTCTGGATGAAGTAGCGCAGCATCCGCTGGGTGATCTCGAAGTCGGCGATCACGCCGTCCTTGAGGGGCCGGATCGCGATGATGTTGCCGGGCGTGCGCCCGATCATCTTCTTCGCCTCGGAGCCGACCGCGAGGATCCCGCCGGTGTTGGTGTTGACCGCGACGACCGACGGTTCGTTCAGGACGATCCCCTTGCCCCTGACGTACACCAGCGTGTTGGCAGTGCCCAGGTCGATCGCCAGGTCACGGCCCATGAACGACAGATTGTTGGCCATGGAGTGTGGAATGCCTTCCCGAACTGGATGTCATGGGCGGGGAGTGCGCCTCGCGGGCTGGGCTCGCGGTGGTGGGGTCCGGCATGCCGACCCGCGCAAGGACTGCGGTCCATTCTGCGCGGCGGCCAGGGTTCTTCCGGGATTGGGACGCCGTGTCGGCGCACCGAGTTCCATATTTGAGGATCAAATTCCCACGGTTGGCTGAGCCGAGGCGCGCTCGGCGCCCCGGCTCACCCTCCGTCAGGCGGTGATCAGGCGTGCGAGGGGAAGAAGATCTTGATCTCGCGCTCGGCGGACGCCTCGGAGTCGGAGGCGTGGATCAGGTTCTCGCGGGTGATCGTCGCGTAGTCGCCGCGGATCGTGCCGGCGCCGGCGACCAGCGGGTCGGTGGCTCCGGCCAGCGCGCGGATGCCCGGGATCACGTTCTCGCCCTCGACGATCAGCGCGATCGACGGGCCGGAGGTCATGAACTCGAGCAGCGGCTCGTAGAACGGCCGGCCCAGGTGCTCGGCGTAGTGGGTCTCCAGCGTCGCGCGGTCGAAGGTGCGCAGCTCGACGGCGGTCAGCCGCCAGCCGGCCTTGCGCTCGATCCGGCTGATGATCTCGCCGGCCAGGCCGCGCTGGACGGCGTCGGGCTTGAGCAGGACGAGAGTGCGCTGGGACACGGTACGGCTCCAGTGGTTTCGGGTCGGCATGGTGTATGCCACTTGCGCGAAGGCTACCTTGCGTGAGCGGCGCGCTCGGCCTTGAGGACGTCGATCCGGCGGCCGTAGTGCACCGAGCACCACCACAGGCCCGCGAAGACCAGGCCGAGGCCGTACATGGTCGGCAGCACGATGCCGCTGGCGATCAGGCCGAGCTGCAGCGCCCAGCCCACCGCGACCGCACCCGGGCGGGTGATCATGCCGCAGAGCAGGACGCAGAGCAGCATCGCGATGCCGCTGACCGTCCAGATGGTGGCGGCGGGGACGCTGGAGAGCTGCATCGCGACCAGGGCCGCGAACATGATCAGCAGGACCTCGCCGATCAGGGTGGAGGAGCAGAGGATACGCATCGGTCATCGCCTCCGGCCGAGCAGCAGACGGGCCTCACCGACGGTGATCACCGAGCCGGTGATCAGGACTCCGGCGCCGATCAGGTCGCCGCTCTCCTCGGCCAGGGTGACGGCCGCCTCGATCGCGTCGTCCAGGTTGGTCTCGACCTGGACCCGGTCCTCACCGAAGACCTCCACCGCCTGGGCGGCCAGCGCGTCCACCGGCATCGCGCGGTGGGTGGAGTTCTGGGTGACCACGATCTCGTTCAGGATCGGCTCGAAGGCCTCCAGCAGGCCGGTGACGTCCTTGTCGCCGCTGGTGCCGATCACGCCGACCAGCCGGGTGAAGGCGAAGGCCTCGGTGATCGCGGCCGCCGTCACCTGGGCGCCGGCCGGGTTGTGCGCGGCGTCCAGCACGATGGTGGGGCTGCGCCGGACGACCTCCAGGCGGCCCGGGGAGCTCACCGTGGAGAGCGCGCCGCGCACCTTGTCGAGGTCCAGGCCGCCCTGGCGGGCCGCGCCGATGCCGAAGAAGGCCTCGACCGCGGCCAGCGCCAGCGCCGCGTTGTGCGCCTGGTGCTCGCCGTGCAGCGGAAGGAAGATGTCCGAGTACTCGGTGCCACCGAGGCCGCGCAGCGTCACCAGCTGCCCGCCGACCGCGACCTCGCGGTTCAGCACGCCGAACTCCATGCCCTCGCGGGCCACCGTGGCGTCCACGCGTACGGCGTGCGCGAGGATCGTCTTCGCGGCGTCCAGCGGCTGCTGGGAGACCACCGCGATGGCGCCCTGCTTGATGATGCCGGCCTTCTCCACGGCGATCTCGCCGGTGGTGTTGCCGAGCTTGTCGGTGTGGTCCAGCGAGATCGGGGTGATCACCGCGACCGAGCCGTCCAGCACGTTGGTGGCGTCCCAGCTGCCGCCCATCCCGACCTCGACCACCGCGACGTCCACCGGGGCGTCGGCGAAGGCCGCGTACGCCATGCCGGTCAGCACCTCGAAGAAGGAGAGCGGGATCGGCTGGGTCTCGTCGACCATCCGGATGTAGGGCTCGATGTCGCGGTAGGTCTCCACGAAGCGCTCGACGCTGATCGGCTGGCCGTCCAGGCTGATCCGCTCGGTCACCGACTCGACGTGCGGGCTGGTGTAGCGGCCGGTGCGCAGCTCGAAGGCGTTCAGCAGCTGCTCCACCATCCGGGCCGTGGAGGTCTTGCCGTTGGTGCCGGTGATGTGGATCGCGGGGTAGGCCCGCTGGGGCTGGCCCAGGAGATCCATCAGCGCGGCGATCCGGTCGAGCGAGGGTTCGAGTTTGTTCTCGGGCCAGCGCTTGGCCAGCTCGGCCTCGATGTCGCCAAGGCCCACCGGCTGTTCGGCGGGGTCCTCGCTGTTGGGGCGGACGGTGTACGGGTTCTGCCCGGCGCTGCTGCTCACGCGCACCAGTCTACGGAGTGGCCGGGGTCCGGCAGGCGACCGGGCGGCCGGGTGGGTCAGCCGCCCGGCAAAGACAGCATCGCGGTAACGAACTGGCAAAGACTTATGAAAGGCGGATATCCGGCCCTTATCGGCGGATCCAAAAGCGCCGAGCGCTCAGTAGCCGGCCGCCAGCTCGACCGGAAGACCCGACTGGCGCGCTCTCAACTCGGCCACCACATCCTGGACATCCTCCTCGGGAAGGAGTGGCAGCATCATCGCCACACCCTGCAGCAGTCCGCCCAGCAGGAAGGTGGTGTCGGCGGTGGCGGCCACCAACTCCCTTACCGTGGCGACTTCTCCGCACTGGACCGCCTCGATCAACCGGGCCGCGTCGGCGGACTCCTCGTCCACCGCCACCCCGATCGGCCCGGCCGGGGCGCGCCGGGCGAGCGTGCGCAGCACCTTGTCGCCGACCTCCGGCGCGTAGGCCTTGCGCACTGCCTCGGCCGCGACCCAGACCAGCAGCGTGACGACTTCACGCTCGGAGCGATCCCCCAGGATCCGCTCCAAGGCGTCGTCGAAGGCGAGTTGATTGCCGTG
This genomic window contains:
- the mreC gene encoding rod shape-determining protein MreC; translated protein: MRDTRESRLLLILLVAVAFALITVDIKGGESSPLNGARRTAAGLFGPVERAAAGAVDPMARTIRAIRDSGTEQQRLDQIGAENTELRQKLASSDTATGRTKQLDDMLRTAGTGGYTIKAAQVIAIGAAQAFSWTITIDAGSDDGLTRDMTVIDGEGLVGRITMVAPTTSTVLLATDPGFTAGTRMEGSGEIGFASGQGAGPMKVQLLNGKAQVKPGDRLVTFGSQNGRPFVPGVPVGKVLQVQATPGELTKTVLVQPFVSFTRLDLVGVVVVPPRTDPRDAVLPPVPSPPAPPVAAAPAAPASVAPAASGSASASASPQGGN
- a CDS encoding rod shape-determining protein, whose amino-acid sequence is MSFMGRDLAIDLGTANTLVYVRGKGIVLNEPSVVAVNTNTGGILAVGSEAKKMIGRTPGNIIAIRPLKDGVIADFEITQRMLRYFIQKIHRRRYLARPRVVVCVPSGITGVERRAVVEASHLAGARQVHIIEEPMAAAIGAGLPVHEPTGNMVVDIGGGTTEVAVISLGGIVTAQSIRVAGDELDNAIVQHIKKEYSLLLGERSAEQIKMSIGSAYGSENEKDEHAEIRGRDLVSGLPKTVVISAAEVREAIDEPVNSIIDAVKTTLDQCPPELAGDVMDRGVVLTGGGALLRGLDERLRRETGMPIHIAENPLDSVALGAGRCVEEFEALQQVLDAQPRR
- the ndk gene encoding nucleoside-diphosphate kinase, with translation MSQRTLVLLKPDAVQRGLAGEIISRIERKAGWRLTAVELRTFDRATLETHYAEHLGRPFYEPLLEFMTSGPSIALIVEGENVIPGIRALAGATDPLVAGAGTIRGDYATITRENLIHASDSEASAEREIKIFFPSHA
- a CDS encoding DUF4233 domain-containing protein gives rise to the protein MRILCSSTLIGEVLLIMFAALVAMQLSSVPAATIWTVSGIAMLLCVLLCGMITRPGAVAVGWALQLGLIASGIVLPTMYGLGLVFAGLWWCSVHYGRRIDVLKAERAAHAR
- a CDS encoding folylpolyglutamate synthase/dihydrofolate synthase family protein, translating into MTHPAARSPAGPRPLRRLVRVSSSAGQNPYTVRPNSEDPAEQPVGLGDIEAELAKRWPENKLEPSLDRIAALMDLLGQPQRAYPAIHITGTNGKTSTARMVEQLLNAFELRTGRYTSPHVESVTERISLDGQPISVERFVETYRDIEPYIRMVDETQPIPLSFFEVLTGMAYAAFADAPVDVAVVEVGMGGSWDATNVLDGSVAVITPISLDHTDKLGNTTGEIAVEKAGIIKQGAIAVVSQQPLDAAKTILAHAVRVDATVAREGMEFGVLNREVAVGGQLVTLRGLGGTEYSDIFLPLHGEHQAHNAALALAAVEAFFGIGAARQGGLDLDKVRGALSTVSSPGRLEVVRRSPTIVLDAAHNPAGAQVTAAAITEAFAFTRLVGVIGTSGDKDVTGLLEAFEPILNEIVVTQNSTHRAMPVDALAAQAVEVFGEDRVQVETNLDDAIEAAVTLAEESGDLIGAGVLITGSVITVGEARLLLGRRR